The following coding sequences are from one Frigoribacterium sp. Leaf415 window:
- a CDS encoding 3-hydroxyacyl-CoA dehydrogenase NAD-binding domain-containing protein yields MSSATEQLTELSADEVVTHSYVRDVPLPSGGVLALITLDNGRDHTRPSTLGPATLHEFGATLDAVRTRASSGEIAAIAVTGKPYFLAAGADLSKVSAIPSRDVARELARLGHAVLGKLHDAAVPTFVFVNGLALGGGVEIGLHADYRTVDSSAAAIALPEVFLGIIPGWGGAWLLPNLIGIENALKVVIENPLKNNRTLQPAQALELGIVDVMFGPASFLEDSIRWADGVLTGRVTVKRPNLPGKLERAVKWDVAISVARKSLESKIGTVAKSPYAALDLLKAAKNTDRATGFAAEDEALADLVAGDQFHASMYAFDLVQKRAKKPAGAPSPDLARKIGKVGVVGAGLMASQFALLFVRRLRVPVVITDLDQARVDSALARIRGEIDELQGKGRISRDESNRLKALITGTTDLADFADADWVIEAVFEELSVKQEVFANVEAVVSDTTVLATNTSSLSVEQIGARLAHPERLVGFHFFNPVAVMPLVEVVKTPATDDETLSTAMVTAKALRKNAVITADTPGFVVNRLLAKLLGEAMHAVETGTPFEVVDRATAPFGLPMTPFELLELVGLTVGAHVLDTHHAAFPDRFFASEGLHRLAEHGTIFERDSKGRRKGFDKKAVALAAGPGTALTDDELRIRIEDGLADEVGRMLDDHVVAAAEDIDLCLILGAGYPFQMGGVTPYLDRVGASRRVRGRDFHEPAIRGVE; encoded by the coding sequence ATGAGCTCGGCGACCGAACAACTGACCGAGCTGTCGGCCGACGAGGTCGTCACGCACTCCTACGTCCGCGACGTCCCGTTGCCCTCCGGCGGCGTCCTCGCCCTCATCACCCTTGACAACGGTCGCGACCACACCCGGCCGAGCACGCTGGGGCCGGCGACGCTGCACGAGTTCGGGGCGACCCTCGACGCCGTCCGCACCCGCGCCTCCTCAGGTGAGATCGCGGCGATCGCCGTCACCGGCAAGCCCTACTTCCTGGCGGCGGGCGCCGACCTCAGCAAGGTCAGCGCCATCCCCAGCCGCGACGTCGCCCGCGAACTCGCCCGGCTCGGGCACGCGGTGCTCGGCAAGCTGCACGACGCCGCGGTCCCCACCTTCGTCTTCGTGAACGGCCTCGCCCTCGGGGGCGGCGTCGAGATCGGCCTGCACGCCGACTACCGGACGGTCGACTCGTCGGCGGCGGCCATCGCCCTGCCCGAGGTCTTCCTCGGCATCATCCCCGGCTGGGGAGGGGCCTGGCTGTTGCCGAACCTGATCGGCATAGAGAACGCGCTCAAGGTCGTCATCGAGAACCCCCTGAAGAACAACCGCACGCTGCAGCCCGCCCAGGCGCTCGAACTCGGCATCGTCGACGTGATGTTCGGCCCCGCGTCCTTCCTCGAGGACAGCATCCGGTGGGCCGACGGGGTGCTGACCGGCCGCGTCACCGTCAAGCGACCGAACCTCCCGGGCAAGCTCGAGCGTGCGGTCAAGTGGGACGTCGCGATCTCGGTGGCGCGCAAGTCGCTCGAGTCCAAGATCGGCACCGTCGCGAAATCGCCCTATGCCGCACTCGACCTGCTCAAGGCCGCGAAGAACACCGACCGGGCGACCGGCTTCGCGGCGGAGGACGAAGCACTGGCCGACCTCGTGGCGGGCGACCAGTTCCACGCGAGCATGTACGCCTTCGACCTCGTCCAGAAGCGCGCCAAGAAGCCCGCCGGAGCCCCCTCCCCCGACCTCGCCCGAAAGATCGGCAAGGTGGGCGTCGTCGGTGCCGGCCTCATGGCGAGCCAGTTCGCCCTGCTCTTCGTCCGGCGCCTGCGCGTCCCGGTCGTCATCACCGACCTCGACCAGGCCCGGGTCGACTCGGCGCTCGCCCGCATCAGAGGCGAGATCGACGAGTTGCAGGGCAAGGGGCGCATCTCGCGCGACGAGTCCAACCGCCTCAAGGCGCTGATCACGGGCACGACCGACCTCGCCGACTTCGCCGACGCCGACTGGGTCATCGAAGCAGTCTTCGAAGAGCTGTCGGTCAAGCAAGAGGTGTTCGCGAACGTCGAGGCCGTCGTCTCGGACACCACGGTGCTGGCGACCAACACCTCGTCGCTGAGCGTCGAGCAGATCGGGGCGCGCCTCGCGCATCCCGAGCGCCTGGTCGGGTTCCACTTCTTCAATCCGGTCGCGGTGATGCCCCTCGTCGAGGTCGTCAAGACACCGGCGACGGATGACGAGACGCTCAGCACGGCGATGGTGACGGCGAAGGCCCTCCGGAAGAACGCCGTCATCACGGCCGACACCCCTGGTTTCGTGGTCAACCGCCTCCTGGCCAAGTTGCTGGGCGAGGCCATGCACGCCGTCGAGACGGGGACGCCGTTCGAGGTGGTCGATCGAGCGACCGCCCCGTTCGGCCTGCCGATGACGCCGTTCGAGCTGCTCGAGCTGGTGGGACTGACCGTCGGGGCGCACGTGCTCGACACCCACCACGCCGCGTTCCCCGACCGGTTCTTCGCCAGCGAGGGACTGCACCGTCTGGCCGAGCACGGCACCATCTTCGAGCGGGACTCGAAGGGCCGTCGCAAGGGGTTCGACAAGAAGGCCGTCGCCCTCGCCGCCGGGCCGGGCACGGCACTCACCGACGACGAGCTGCGCATCCGCATCGAGGACGGCCTCGCCGACGAGGTCGGTCGCATGCTCGACGACCACGTGGTCGCCGCCGCCGAGGACATCGATCTCTGCTTGATCCTCGGAGCCGGGTACCCGTTCCAGATGGGCGGGGTCACGCCGTACCTCGATCGCGTCGGAGCCTCACGGCGCGTCCGCGGTCGCGACT
- a CDS encoding thiolase family protein, translated as MAESNDVVFVDGVRTPFGRAGDKGMYWQTRADDLVVKAMKGLLERNPSLPPERIDDVAIAATTQQGDQGLTLGRTTALLAGLPQSVPGYAIDRMCAGAMTSVTSVAGGIAFGAYDVALAGGVEHMGRHPMGFAADPNPRFVAEKLVSGEALNMGNTAERIHDRFPQLTKERSDRYALRSQQKLAAAYDAGQIQPDLVPVAIRTDQGWGLATRDEAPRPETTMEGLAGLRTPFRPHGRVTAGNSSGLNDGATVSLMASGAAAKELGLTPKMRLVSFAFAGVEPEIMGIGPVPSTEKALRKAGLSIDDIGLFELNEAFAVQVLSLLDHFGIDDDDPRVNPWGGAIAVGHPLASSGVRLMIQLARQFEQHPEVRYGLTAMCIGLGQGGSVIWENPHYSRKAARA; from the coding sequence GTGGCCGAGAGCAACGATGTCGTGTTCGTCGACGGGGTACGCACCCCGTTCGGGCGGGCCGGCGACAAAGGCATGTACTGGCAGACCCGCGCCGACGACCTGGTCGTGAAGGCGATGAAGGGTCTGCTCGAACGCAATCCGTCCCTCCCGCCCGAACGCATCGACGACGTCGCCATCGCGGCGACGACGCAGCAGGGCGACCAGGGCCTCACCCTGGGGCGCACGACGGCACTGCTCGCGGGGCTTCCCCAGTCCGTGCCCGGGTACGCCATCGACCGCATGTGCGCCGGCGCCATGACCAGCGTGACGAGTGTCGCCGGCGGCATCGCCTTCGGCGCCTACGACGTCGCCCTCGCCGGCGGGGTCGAGCACATGGGTCGGCACCCGATGGGGTTCGCTGCCGACCCGAACCCCCGATTCGTCGCCGAGAAGCTCGTCAGCGGCGAGGCCCTGAACATGGGCAACACCGCGGAGCGCATCCACGACCGGTTCCCCCAGCTGACCAAAGAGCGGTCCGACCGCTACGCCCTGCGATCGCAACAGAAACTCGCGGCCGCCTACGACGCCGGCCAGATCCAACCCGACCTCGTCCCGGTGGCGATCAGGACGGATCAGGGCTGGGGGTTGGCCACGCGCGACGAGGCCCCTCGTCCCGAGACCACGATGGAGGGGCTGGCCGGGCTTCGGACCCCCTTCCGGCCGCACGGCCGCGTCACCGCCGGCAACTCGTCCGGACTCAACGACGGGGCGACGGTCAGCCTGATGGCGTCCGGCGCCGCGGCGAAAGAGCTCGGACTCACCCCCAAGATGCGCCTGGTCAGCTTCGCCTTCGCCGGCGTCGAGCCCGAGATCATGGGCATCGGCCCCGTTCCGTCCACCGAGAAGGCGCTCCGGAAGGCCGGGCTCTCGATCGACGACATCGGCCTCTTCGAGCTGAACGAGGCGTTCGCGGTGCAGGTCCTCTCCCTGCTCGACCACTTCGGCATCGACGACGACGACCCGCGCGTGAATCCCTGGGGTGGTGCCATCGCCGTGGGCCATCCCCTCGCGTCCTCGGGCGTGCGGCTCATGATCCAGCTCGCCCGCCAGTTCGAGCAGCACCCCGAGGTGCGCTACGGCCTCACGGCCATGTGCATCGGCCTCGGCCAGGGCGGCAGCGTCATCTGGGAGAACCCCCACTACTCGCGGAAGGCGGCGCGCGCATGA
- a CDS encoding HRDC domain-containing protein, translated as MTTATSDESAPDESAPDESAPGGSAPAGSAPGGSAPGGSASRDRRPRVTVRPVVETADSLHGEVTVIDDRPGYLAAVEAIRAGTGPISIDAERASGYRYSQRAYLIQVFRRGSGVFLLDPPAIGSFAELQDVIGDEEWVLHAASQDLACLREVGLDPSRIFDTELGARLAGLPKVGLGAVVEQLLGVHLAKEHSAADWSTRPLPQSWLVYAALDVELLVDLRDAMEAVLADAGKLEIARQEFEATLRREAKPAKVDPWRRLTGLHSVRGSRSLAVARELWQARDDYAREIDTAPGRLVPDSSLVAATKAMPTDKRSLAGIKEFVGRASRSELDRWFAAIERGRETTDLPSHRGPASDTLPPPRSWADKNPLADARYKAVRPKVTEIAEGLDLPVENLLTPETLRRLAWDPPIPFDAPTIAATLVELGARAWQVEAVAEAVAEAFVDAHQEPEATGDGAS; from the coding sequence ATGACCACAGCGACATCAGACGAGTCAGCACCCGACGAGTCGGCACCCGACGAGTCGGCACCCGGCGGCTCTGCGCCCGCCGGTTCCGCGCCCGGCGGTTCCGCGCCCGGCGGCTCCGCCTCGCGAGACAGGCGCCCCCGGGTCACCGTCCGACCCGTCGTCGAGACCGCCGACTCGCTGCACGGCGAAGTCACGGTCATCGACGACCGCCCGGGCTACCTGGCCGCCGTCGAGGCGATCCGCGCCGGGACCGGGCCGATCTCGATCGACGCCGAGCGCGCCTCCGGCTATCGCTACTCGCAGCGGGCCTACCTCATCCAGGTGTTCCGACGCGGCTCGGGGGTGTTCCTGCTCGATCCGCCCGCCATCGGCTCCTTCGCCGAACTGCAGGACGTGATCGGCGACGAGGAGTGGGTGCTGCACGCCGCCAGCCAGGACCTGGCGTGCCTGCGCGAGGTCGGCCTCGACCCGAGCCGCATCTTCGACACCGAACTGGGTGCGCGTCTCGCCGGTCTGCCGAAGGTCGGGCTCGGTGCCGTCGTCGAGCAGCTGCTGGGCGTCCACCTCGCGAAGGAGCACAGTGCCGCCGACTGGTCGACGAGACCGTTGCCGCAGAGCTGGCTCGTCTACGCCGCGCTCGACGTCGAGCTGCTCGTCGACCTGCGGGACGCCATGGAGGCGGTGCTCGCGGACGCGGGCAAGCTCGAGATCGCGCGTCAGGAGTTCGAGGCGACCCTGCGGCGCGAGGCCAAGCCGGCGAAGGTCGACCCGTGGCGTCGACTGACCGGACTGCACAGCGTGCGCGGATCCCGGTCCCTCGCCGTGGCCCGTGAACTCTGGCAGGCGCGCGACGACTACGCCCGTGAGATCGACACGGCCCCGGGTCGACTCGTCCCGGACTCGTCGCTCGTGGCCGCCACCAAGGCGATGCCCACCGACAAACGATCGCTCGCCGGCATCAAGGAGTTCGTCGGCCGCGCCAGTCGCAGCGAGCTCGACCGCTGGTTCGCGGCGATCGAACGCGGCCGTGAGACGACCGACCTCCCGTCGCACCGGGGGCCGGCGAGCGACACCCTCCCCCCGCCGCGATCGTGGGCGGACAAGAACCCGCTGGCCGACGCGCGTTACAAGGCAGTCCGCCCCAAGGTCACCGAGATCGCCGAGGGCCTCGACCTGCCGGTGGAGAACCTGCTCACCCCCGAGACCCTGCGGCGGCTCGCCTGGGACCCGCCCATCCCCTTCGACGCACCGACCATCGCGGCCACGTTGGTGGAGCTCGGTGCCCGGGCCTGGCAGGTCGAGGCCGTCGCCGAGGCGGTCGCCGAGGCCTTTGTCGACGCCCACCAAGAGCCCGAGGCGACGGGCGACGGCGCTTCGTAG
- a CDS encoding DUF3000 domain-containing protein produces the protein MSEIPPTPTRPPAFAAAVESVRRAAARDALAVTEIPAPNGLAPHALALAGDVIGASGRPDPDLGTGRFVLLYDDDEPEAWGGPFRVVGFAQAPLETEIALDPFVADVAWSWLVDSLDARGASYDRASGTATKILSTGYGELASHGDGAQLELRASWSPTTTDLAPHIEAWSELICTLAGLPPTVEGVTLLASRRVGRD, from the coding sequence GTGTCCGAGATCCCCCCGACGCCGACCCGGCCGCCCGCGTTCGCCGCGGCCGTCGAGTCCGTCCGCCGTGCCGCCGCGCGGGATGCCCTCGCCGTGACCGAGATCCCCGCCCCGAACGGCCTCGCCCCCCATGCGCTGGCCCTCGCCGGGGACGTCATCGGTGCGTCCGGCCGCCCCGACCCCGATCTCGGCACGGGCCGCTTCGTGCTGCTCTACGACGACGACGAACCCGAGGCCTGGGGCGGGCCGTTCCGGGTCGTGGGTTTCGCGCAGGCGCCCCTCGAGACCGAGATCGCGCTCGACCCGTTCGTGGCCGACGTCGCGTGGTCCTGGCTCGTCGACAGCCTCGACGCCCGTGGGGCCTCGTACGACCGGGCATCCGGCACCGCGACCAAGATCCTCTCGACCGGCTACGGTGAGCTGGCCAGCCACGGCGACGGGGCCCAACTCGAACTCCGGGCGTCCTGGAGCCCCACCACCACCGACCTGGCCCCGCACATCGAGGCCTGGAGCGAGTTGATCTGCACACTCGCGGGCCTGCCCCCGACGGTCGAGGGCGTCACGCTCCTCGCCTCGCGGCGGGTCGGACGAGACTGA
- a CDS encoding alpha/beta hydrolase family protein translates to MNRPASTERRGIGPVAVVSIVVGGTVVVSSAALASGIVAIARKIVTPARRRRDDVRIEAHDAVAGTITLRSTPDTRLPGRYSFWYARGRGHARVGDVVHDDGRSVERRVEGVDGPGLERAHRGRIGGWLFPTPRDAGLTGDEVEIDTEVGPAPAWLVPAEAGLVGPWMIGVHGRGVTRAETIRAAPVFHREGLTSLLVSYRNDGEAPRSPDGRYALGDSEWRDVEAAIRFALDRGATSVVLMGWSMGGALVLQAATRSSLRRAVSGLVLESPVVDWRTTLAYQGAAMRVPRVVQGLVLRLLGSPLLCRLAGSAEPIDFDRLDLVSRAGELDLPVLLLHSDDDGFVPSTASHALAEARPDLVTFEVFEVARHTKLWNLDPERFEGAISGWLGRHRLAGPPSTDHRA, encoded by the coding sequence GTGAACCGCCCCGCATCCACCGAGCGACGGGGCATCGGCCCGGTCGCCGTCGTCTCGATCGTCGTCGGGGGCACCGTGGTGGTGTCGTCCGCCGCCCTCGCCTCGGGGATCGTCGCCATCGCCCGCAAGATCGTCACGCCCGCCCGCCGCCGACGTGACGACGTGCGGATCGAGGCCCACGACGCCGTCGCCGGGACGATCACCCTCCGGTCGACGCCTGACACGCGCCTCCCCGGTCGCTACAGCTTCTGGTACGCCCGGGGTCGTGGCCACGCCCGGGTCGGCGACGTCGTCCACGACGACGGCCGGTCCGTCGAGCGTCGCGTCGAGGGTGTCGACGGGCCCGGTCTCGAGCGGGCCCACCGGGGTCGCATCGGAGGCTGGCTGTTCCCGACACCGCGTGACGCGGGGCTCACGGGCGACGAGGTCGAGATCGACACCGAGGTCGGTCCGGCCCCCGCCTGGCTCGTCCCCGCCGAGGCCGGCCTCGTCGGTCCGTGGATGATCGGGGTGCACGGTCGCGGGGTGACCCGCGCCGAGACGATCAGGGCGGCTCCGGTCTTCCACCGAGAGGGCCTGACCTCGCTCCTCGTGTCGTACCGCAACGACGGCGAGGCGCCCCGATCGCCGGACGGCCGCTACGCCCTGGGCGACTCCGAGTGGCGTGACGTCGAGGCGGCGATCCGGTTCGCCCTCGACCGCGGGGCGACGTCCGTCGTGTTGATGGGTTGGTCCATGGGCGGGGCGCTCGTGCTGCAGGCCGCCACGCGCTCGTCCCTGCGCAGAGCCGTCTCGGGCCTCGTGCTCGAGTCGCCCGTCGTCGACTGGAGGACGACCCTCGCCTACCAGGGGGCGGCCATGCGGGTGCCGCGGGTCGTCCAGGGTCTGGTGCTGCGCCTCCTGGGCTCGCCCCTGCTCTGCCGGTTGGCCGGCAGCGCCGAGCCGATCGACTTCGACCGGCTCGACCTCGTCTCGCGGGCCGGCGAGCTCGACCTGCCGGTGCTGTTGCTGCACAGCGACGACGACGGCTTCGTGCCGTCGACCGCGTCACACGCGTTGGCCGAGGCACGGCCCGACCTCGTCACCTTCGAGGTGTTCGAGGTCGCGCGGCACACGAAGCTCTGGAACCTCGACCCCGAGCGCTTCGAGGGGGCGATCAGCGGGTGGCTCGGTCGTCACCGACTCGCGGGTCCGCCGTCGACCGACCACCGCGCGTAG
- a CDS encoding dihydrofolate reductase family protein, protein MTLRVLHALERPGDVGLELDIDEDSTPARIRELYAPPRETWLRLNLIAAVSGDAAGSDGTSETLSNATDRTILAAIRSLADGVLVGAASVRAEGYRVPKSSRLVVVTSSGDLSGHRMDPSEAGRVVVVCPASARVRVRETLGEAIWAVATVLTAPDDEGRLEPAAILRCLRDQRLRSLVCEGGPSLAGQFLRDGLVDELCLSTSPVVIGSGLPVFGRERFDPASLVLGQLLVDEQSTLYARWSVDGGPASR, encoded by the coding sequence GTGACGCTCCGGGTGCTGCACGCCCTCGAGCGCCCGGGCGACGTCGGGCTCGAGCTCGACATCGACGAGGACTCCACACCCGCCCGGATCCGCGAGCTGTACGCCCCGCCCCGCGAGACCTGGCTTCGACTCAACCTGATCGCCGCGGTCAGCGGCGACGCCGCGGGGTCGGACGGCACCTCCGAGACGCTGAGCAACGCCACCGATCGCACGATCCTGGCGGCCATCCGCTCGTTGGCCGACGGCGTCCTCGTCGGTGCGGCCAGCGTGCGGGCCGAGGGCTACCGGGTGCCGAAGTCGTCGCGACTCGTCGTCGTCACGTCGTCGGGCGACCTGTCGGGCCATCGGATGGACCCGTCGGAGGCCGGTCGGGTCGTCGTCGTGTGCCCCGCATCCGCGCGGGTCCGGGTCCGCGAGACCCTCGGCGAGGCGATCTGGGCGGTCGCCACCGTGCTGACCGCACCCGACGACGAGGGACGGTTGGAGCCCGCCGCGATCCTGCGTTGCCTGCGCGACCAGCGCCTCCGTTCGCTCGTCTGCGAGGGCGGCCCGTCGCTCGCCGGCCAGTTCCTGCGGGACGGCCTCGTCGACGAGCTGTGCCTGTCGACCTCGCCCGTCGTGATCGGCAGCGGCCTGCCCGTCTTCGGTCGCGAACGCTTCGACCCCGCGTCGCTCGTGCTCGGCCAGCTGCTGGTCGACGAGCAGAGCACGCTCTACGCGCGGTGGTCGGTCGACGGCGGACCCGCGAGTCGGTGA
- a CDS encoding SufE family protein, with product MTDTALPEALVEIREEFLALDVRDRLQLLLEFSNELPELPARYADHPDLLERVVECQSPVFLFVEVTDDRVHLHATAPREAPTTRGFASILAQGLDGLTVAQVLDDVPDDYPQTIGLTEAVSPLRIRGMTALLGRAKRQIRERTAGA from the coding sequence GTGACCGACACCGCCCTGCCCGAGGCGCTCGTCGAGATCCGCGAGGAGTTCCTCGCGCTCGACGTGCGCGACCGTCTGCAGTTGCTGCTCGAGTTCTCGAACGAGCTGCCCGAGCTGCCGGCCCGCTACGCCGACCACCCCGACCTCCTCGAACGGGTGGTCGAGTGTCAGTCCCCCGTGTTCCTGTTCGTCGAGGTGACCGACGACCGGGTGCATCTGCACGCGACGGCACCGCGCGAGGCGCCGACGACCCGCGGCTTCGCGTCGATCCTCGCCCAGGGGCTCGACGGGCTCACCGTCGCCCAGGTCCTCGACGACGTCCCCGACGACTACCCGCAGACGATCGGTCTGACCGAGGCGGTGAGCCCGTTGCGGATCCGTGGCATGACCGCCCTGCTCGGTCGCGCCAAGCGCCAGATCCGCGAACGGACCGCCGGCGCGTGA
- a CDS encoding sulfurtransferase, giving the protein MAVEHDTSARFGEYAHPERLVSTEWLQQHLGTPGLVVVESDEDVLLYETGHIAGAVKIDWHLDLNDPVQRDYVDGEGFAALMARSGISRDSTVVIYGDKNNWWAAYALWVFSLFGHEDVRLLDGGRAKWEAEGREYTTDAPAIEATDYPVVERDDSVIRAYKDDVLAHLGKPLIDVRSPEEFSGQRTTAPAYPDEGALRAGHIPSAQNVPWGKAAADDGTFRPLAELDAIYRDGAGLADGDQVVAYCRIGERSSHTWFVLTHLMGFEDVRNYDGSWTEWGSAVRVPIVQGTEPGEVPAR; this is encoded by the coding sequence ATGGCCGTCGAGCACGACACGTCCGCCCGCTTCGGCGAGTACGCCCACCCCGAGCGTCTCGTCAGCACCGAGTGGTTGCAGCAGCACCTCGGCACCCCCGGGCTCGTCGTCGTCGAGTCGGACGAGGACGTCCTGCTGTACGAGACCGGCCACATCGCCGGCGCCGTCAAGATCGACTGGCACCTCGACCTCAACGACCCGGTGCAGCGCGACTACGTCGACGGCGAGGGCTTCGCCGCGTTGATGGCCCGCAGCGGCATCTCGCGCGACAGCACCGTCGTCATCTACGGCGACAAGAACAACTGGTGGGCCGCCTACGCCCTCTGGGTGTTCTCGCTCTTCGGGCACGAGGACGTCCGCCTGCTCGACGGCGGACGGGCGAAATGGGAGGCCGAGGGACGCGAGTACACGACCGACGCCCCCGCGATCGAGGCCACCGACTACCCCGTCGTCGAACGCGACGACAGCGTCATCCGGGCCTACAAGGACGACGTGCTCGCTCACCTCGGCAAGCCCCTGATCGACGTGCGCTCGCCCGAGGAGTTCTCGGGCCAGCGCACCACGGCTCCGGCCTACCCCGACGAGGGAGCCCTCCGCGCCGGTCACATCCCCAGCGCGCAGAACGTGCCGTGGGGCAAGGCCGCGGCCGACGACGGCACCTTCCGGCCGCTCGCCGAACTCGACGCCATCTACCGTGACGGCGCGGGCCTCGCCGACGGCGACCAGGTCGTCGCCTACTGCCGCATCGGCGAGCGGTCGAGTCACACCTGGTTCGTGCTCACGCACCTCATGGGCTTCGAGGACGTGCGCAACTACGACGGCTCCTGGACCGAGTGGGGCAGCGCCGTCCGCGTGCCGATCGTGCAGGGCACCGAGCCCGGCGAGGTGCCGGCCCGGTGA
- the zapE gene encoding cell division protein ZapE, whose product MPPESVSTLVSLTDRTPTITGAEIVTQLVPPRQFAEASLENYRPDPDFASQAEAVAAVTAFGGAGADAPRRGLFRKKPAAPAVRPGLYLDGGFGVGKTHLLAALWNRTPGRRYFGTFIEYTALVGAVGYAGAAAQLKGAALVCIDEFELDDPGDTMMMTRLLGDLADDGTRIAATSNTPPNALGEGRFAAADFLREIQGLSDKFLTLRIDGNDYRRREVKARAHVVDDVDAAAASLGGTVSLDDFDGVVGHLATVHPSKYVKLVDDLDAVGLRGVHVLTSQVDALRLVAFVDRLYDAQIRVVASGTPLDQVFSDEMLAGGYRKKYLRAVSRLVALTSL is encoded by the coding sequence ATGCCCCCCGAATCCGTCAGCACCCTCGTGTCGTTGACCGACCGCACCCCGACGATCACGGGGGCCGAGATCGTGACGCAACTCGTGCCTCCTCGTCAGTTCGCCGAGGCCTCGCTCGAGAACTACCGACCCGACCCGGACTTCGCCTCGCAGGCCGAGGCGGTCGCCGCCGTGACGGCGTTCGGAGGCGCGGGTGCCGACGCGCCGCGGAGGGGTCTGTTCCGCAAGAAGCCGGCCGCCCCGGCCGTGCGTCCCGGCCTCTACCTCGACGGCGGGTTCGGCGTGGGCAAGACCCACCTGCTCGCCGCCCTCTGGAACCGCACCCCCGGACGGCGTTACTTCGGCACCTTCATCGAGTACACCGCCCTGGTCGGTGCCGTCGGCTACGCCGGCGCCGCGGCGCAGCTCAAGGGCGCCGCCCTGGTCTGCATCGACGAGTTCGAGCTCGACGACCCGGGCGACACGATGATGATGACCCGACTGCTCGGCGACCTGGCCGACGACGGCACCCGCATCGCCGCCACCTCGAACACCCCGCCCAACGCCCTCGGCGAGGGCCGGTTCGCCGCCGCCGACTTCCTCCGCGAGATCCAGGGGTTGAGCGACAAGTTCCTCACCCTGCGCATCGACGGCAACGACTACCGGCGTCGCGAGGTCAAGGCTCGGGCACACGTGGTCGACGACGTCGACGCGGCGGCGGCGTCCCTCGGCGGCACCGTCTCCCTCGACGACTTCGACGGCGTCGTCGGCCACCTCGCGACGGTCCACCCCAGCAAGTACGTCAAGCTCGTCGACGACCTCGACGCGGTCGGCCTCCGTGGCGTGCACGTGCTCACCAGCCAGGTCGACGCGTTGCGCCTCGTCGCCTTCGTCGACCGCCTCTACGACGCGCAGATCCGGGTCGTCGCCTCGGGCACGCCCCTCGACCAGGTCTTCTCGGACGAGATGCTGGCCGGCGGCTACCGGAAGAAGTACCTGCGGGCCGTCTCGCGCCTGGTGGCGCTCACCTCGCTCTGA